Within the Mucilaginibacter sp. CSA2-8R genome, the region TGTAAAAGAGCATCGTGTTCATGCTCATAAGCAGACATTAAAAATGCTTTTTGCATAGTTTGCCCCGGCCACTGAAAACGCTGAACAACTACATGGGGCTTTTGCATAACAATTAGTTTACGAAGTGCAACCTCATCAACTTTCATAAACGGATTATAAAACAATGAATCAATCATTTGCTCAGTCATCTAAAACAATAAATAAAGATAGCAAAACACTAATAATATTAGCATTCAATTAAGCTAATTTATATCAGCCGCTGCGTAATTTTTCTTTAGATGAGCCAGTTGATGCAGGAAAGGCTGAGTTAACAGGAAACAGCTATAAAAAGGTTCTGTTTACAAAGGCACTGCTTACGATACTCATAGTTAAGCTGCTGTGCTCATGGGCGCGTTAGTAAATTATTTTTAAACATCGGTCAACTTCCGCTCCAGATATTGCTTTTTAAACTCGGCGGGTGTGGTGTTTTTGATACGAACAAAGTAGCGGTAAAAGTTGGAGACATTGCCGAAACCGCAATCGTAACAAATGGCATTGATAGACAGGTTATCCTCAACCAGCAGGCGGCAGGCGTTGCTGATCCTGATTTCCATCAAAAAATCATGGAACGACTTATTGGTCATCATTTTAAAATACCGGCAAAAAGAGGTAACGCTTAAACTGGCTACCTCGGCCATTTCTTCGAGCGGCAAAGGCCGTTTAAAATGGCCCATCGTATGGGCATAAATCTTGTTCAGCCGTACAGATTCGGCCTCGTTAGACCGGTGAAAATTGGAAGAGGCAGCAATGTAGTTCAGTTCGAAACTTTGCGAAAGAATGTGCAAAATTTCGAGCAGTGTTAAAATGCGGTACATGCCGCTTTCTTCAACCGCCTTCAACATTTTTTCATGAACTATTGCTTTAGTCTTTCCGGTAACTAATAAACCACGTTTGGCTTTCTCGAACAGCAAGCGTATTTGCAGCGCCTCCGGGATTGAAAAAAACTCTTTACCTAAAAAATCAGGCAAAAACTGTATTACAATGGCTGCCGTGCTATCCTCACGTATACCCAGGGTTTTGCTATCATTGCACCGCCAGGTATGCGGCAAGTTCTGTCCTAATAAAACCAGTTCATCGTCCTGAAAGTTGCTGATACTATCGCCAATAAAACGTACCCCCTGCCCTTTAATGATGTAATGCAGCTCAAGCTCCGGATGGTAATGCCATAGCCGGCCAAAATTTGGCTGTACCCGCAGATTAGCACTCAGTGAGCTTTGGTCATTATTGGTAATCTTATAAAAATGCGGCTTCATAACCTAAGTTTTCGGCAAATAATATGGTCTGTTTGGTTTATTGAGAAGTTTAAGTTACCTAACCATGATAATATCTGCAAATGCCTGATTAGCTGTATGTGGTTCTGCCCAAGCCCAATTATAAATAAGAATATTTTCCAAATCACTATAAATCAGTTTTTAAAAATAATTTACAACACAAACAAGTGAAAAACCTAAGAGTACAGCGATGATATTTGGATAATAACGTATAATAGATGGATAAAAAACGATAAGTCTGGTATCAGCACAGCATATATTTTTAGCAACCTGCATCATATAATATATTACAGCTTAAGCCATACAGCTATAGGTCACTGTATTACTTTCACCTTAATATCTATCTTAAAACCTATGTTGATCCACGAGCGGCAGCTCACCTCATCACCCAAAGGCCATTGCTTGCATAATACACAAGTGTTTTGCGATGATGATACCCTGATTGTTTACGATACCCGTAACGACGACGCTCAAATTCAGACCACCGGCTCGGTAGAAATGGTTAACGTACAAACCGGCGAGGAAACTTTGGTGTATCAAGTACCTTACCAAACTAAATACGGCCCAGGCGCAGGTGCTGCAAGTTTTTCGCCAAAGCACAAAAGCATCATATTTTTGAGGGGATTGCTCAATTGCAACCAGCAGCAGCCCTATGCATTTAACCGCCGAACAGGCATTAAAGTAGATGTTTCGCGGCTAAATGCGGCCGAAAATCTGGATGCCCGTAATATTGCAGAGCCGCTGGTTCCGGGTGCGTTAAGGGGAGGTACCCACGCACACCAATGGAGCGCCAACGGCCGTTGGATAAGTTATACTTACAACGATTATTTATTGGATGAATTGAGCAACCAGCAGCCTGATCTAAAGTTTAACCGGTCGGTTGGAATCATGATCCCCGATTACCCGGTTAAAGTTACCCTGCCTAACGACTCCGAAAATTTTTCGGGTAGCATGTTCTCGGTGCTGATTTCAGAAATTAATGCCAATGCACAGCCCAATACTGATGAAATTTTTGCTGCGGTAGACGAATGCTGGATAGGTAACAATGGCTACAAAACCATAAATGGCAATCGCCAACATAAAGCTATTGCCTTTCAGGGCTGCCTGTATGATAAATCGGGAAATGAAAAGAAAGAGGTTTACATTGCCGATTTGCCCGAACAGTTTTCTCATGATGAATTGCTGCAAACTGCTGGTAGCCTTACCTCACCACCGTTAGTCCCTCAATCTGTAAATCAGCGGCGCTTAACTTATACACAACACGGCGTTTGCGGCCCAAGGCATTGGTTAAGGTCAAATGCAGAGGGCACGCTAATAGCCTTTCTGTCGCACGATGACAATAAAGTGGTACAGGTTTTTGGTGTTTCGCCGCAAGGTGGGCAGCCTCATCAATTCAGCAAACTACAGGCAGGTGTATCGGGGCCATTCAATATTTCGCCGGATGGTAAGCACATCGCCTGTTTATCCGACAACAACGTGTGGCTCATTAATATTAAAACCGGCCAGGCAGAGCAGGCCACCTTTCATTACGCCGATGATAAAGCCGTAGGTAGTGTAATCTGGAGCAATAAGGGAGATTTGCTGGCTTATAACCGCTATACTAAGCATAGTAACGGTAACGCGTATTTACAAATATTTATACTGGAATTGAACAATCAATAACATTCGTATATCCGGCGTTTACCGGCCATTGCTTTTGCGTATTCTCCGCGAGTATATATCACAAAAAAGGCCGGGGAAACTCCACCCCGGCCTACCACAAACTATCAATTAACTAAACAACAACTCATTTTTTATCGGGCTCAATCACCAC harbors:
- a CDS encoding AraC family transcriptional regulator; the protein is MKPHFYKITNNDQSSLSANLRVQPNFGRLWHYHPELELHYIIKGQGVRFIGDSISNFQDDELVLLGQNLPHTWRCNDSKTLGIREDSTAAIVIQFLPDFLGKEFFSIPEALQIRLLFEKAKRGLLVTGKTKAIVHEKMLKAVEESGMYRILTLLEILHILSQSFELNYIAASSNFHRSNEAESVRLNKIYAHTMGHFKRPLPLEEMAEVASLSVTSFCRYFKMMTNKSFHDFLMEIRISNACRLLVEDNLSINAICYDCGFGNVSNFYRYFVRIKNTTPAEFKKQYLERKLTDV
- a CDS encoding DUF3748 domain-containing protein; translated protein: MLIHERQLTSSPKGHCLHNTQVFCDDDTLIVYDTRNDDAQIQTTGSVEMVNVQTGEETLVYQVPYQTKYGPGAGAASFSPKHKSIIFLRGLLNCNQQQPYAFNRRTGIKVDVSRLNAAENLDARNIAEPLVPGALRGGTHAHQWSANGRWISYTYNDYLLDELSNQQPDLKFNRSVGIMIPDYPVKVTLPNDSENFSGSMFSVLISEINANAQPNTDEIFAAVDECWIGNNGYKTINGNRQHKAIAFQGCLYDKSGNEKKEVYIADLPEQFSHDELLQTAGSLTSPPLVPQSVNQRRLTYTQHGVCGPRHWLRSNAEGTLIAFLSHDDNKVVQVFGVSPQGGQPHQFSKLQAGVSGPFNISPDGKHIACLSDNNVWLINIKTGQAEQATFHYADDKAVGSVIWSNKGDLLAYNRYTKHSNGNAYLQIFILELNNQ